From a single Accipiter gentilis chromosome 8, bAccGen1.1, whole genome shotgun sequence genomic region:
- the GLRX2 gene encoding glutaredoxin 2 isoform X2 translates to MALRRALGGAAALGRRRQQQWDGFRMENSLPTSVGLSNDAAVNQIQKIISDNCVVIFSKTTCFYCKMAKKLFEDMNVNYTAVELDMTTNGRQFQDILEQMTGGRTVPRVFVNGTFVGGATDTQRLHEEGKLLPLVHQCQVKRKSSTAI, encoded by the exons ATGGCGCTGCGGAGGGCGCTGGGCGGGGCGGCGGCCCTGGGAcggaggcggcagcagcagtgGGACGG ttttagAATGGAGAATAGTCTGCCTACTTCTGTAGGGTTGTCTAATGATGCTGCTGTGAATCAAATACAG AAGATTATTTCAGACAACTGTGTGGTGATTTTCTCTAAAACAACATGCTTCTActgcaaaatggcaaaaaaactTTTTGAGGATATGAATGTAAATTATACAGCTGTAGAACTGGACATGACTACAAATGGAAGGCAGTTCCAGGACATTCTTGAACAGATGACTGGTGGCAGAACA GTCCCGAGAGTGTTTGTCAATGGGACTTTTGTTGGAGGTGCTACAGATACTCAAAGGCTTCATGAGGAAGGAAAACTGCTTCCATTAGTTCATCAATGTcaagtgaaaagaaaatcctCAACAGCCATCTAG
- the GLRX2 gene encoding glutaredoxin 2 isoform X1, with translation MRASFRMENSLPTSVGLSNDAAVNQIQKIISDNCVVIFSKTTCFYCKMAKKLFEDMNVNYTAVELDMTTNGRQFQDILEQMTGGRTVPRVFVNGTFVGGATDTQRLHEEGKLLPLVHQCQVKRKSSTAI, from the exons ATGCGCGCGAG ttttagAATGGAGAATAGTCTGCCTACTTCTGTAGGGTTGTCTAATGATGCTGCTGTGAATCAAATACAG AAGATTATTTCAGACAACTGTGTGGTGATTTTCTCTAAAACAACATGCTTCTActgcaaaatggcaaaaaaactTTTTGAGGATATGAATGTAAATTATACAGCTGTAGAACTGGACATGACTACAAATGGAAGGCAGTTCCAGGACATTCTTGAACAGATGACTGGTGGCAGAACA GTCCCGAGAGTGTTTGTCAATGGGACTTTTGTTGGAGGTGCTACAGATACTCAAAGGCTTCATGAGGAAGGAAAACTGCTTCCATTAGTTCATCAATGTcaagtgaaaagaaaatcctCAACAGCCATCTAG
- the GLRX2 gene encoding glutaredoxin 2 isoform X3 — protein MENSLPTSVGLSNDAAVNQIQKIISDNCVVIFSKTTCFYCKMAKKLFEDMNVNYTAVELDMTTNGRQFQDILEQMTGGRTVPRVFVNGTFVGGATDTQRLHEEGKLLPLVHQCQVKRKSSTAI, from the exons ATGGAGAATAGTCTGCCTACTTCTGTAGGGTTGTCTAATGATGCTGCTGTGAATCAAATACAG AAGATTATTTCAGACAACTGTGTGGTGATTTTCTCTAAAACAACATGCTTCTActgcaaaatggcaaaaaaactTTTTGAGGATATGAATGTAAATTATACAGCTGTAGAACTGGACATGACTACAAATGGAAGGCAGTTCCAGGACATTCTTGAACAGATGACTGGTGGCAGAACA GTCCCGAGAGTGTTTGTCAATGGGACTTTTGTTGGAGGTGCTACAGATACTCAAAGGCTTCATGAGGAAGGAAAACTGCTTCCATTAGTTCATCAATGTcaagtgaaaagaaaatcctCAACAGCCATCTAG
- the RO60 gene encoding RNA-binding protein RO60: protein MEDQENQVQLLSEKQVPNSESGYVWHVTDMNRLQRFLCFGSEGGTYYVKEQKLGFENAEALIRLIEEGRGCEVVQEIKTFSQEGRAAKQEPLLFALAVCSQCSDAKTKQTAFKAVPEVCCIPNHLFTFIQFKKDLKEGMKCGMWGRALRKAVADWYNGKNGMAVALAVTKYKQRSGWSHKDLLRLSHLKPASEGIAIVTKYVTKGWKDVQEAYKDKAVSAETEKLLKYLEAVEKVKRTKDELEVTHLIEEYGLVREHLLTNHLKSKEVWKALLKEMSISVLLRNLGKLTANSVLEPRGSEVAIVCERLRNEKLLKKGRIHPFHILVALETYKAGHGSRGKLWWRPDEDILEALDASFYKTLKTVEPTGKRFLLAVDVSASMTQKVLGSMLSASTVAAAMCMVVARTEKDSHVVAFSHEMVPCPVTADMTLPQVLVKMYEIPMGTTDCSLPMIWAQKTQTAADVFIVFTDNETFTGNTHPATALREYREKMGIPAKLIVCGMTSNGFTIADPDDRGMLDICGFDAGALDVIRNFTLDLI from the exons ATGGAGGACCAGGAAAACCAAGTGCAACTCCTCAGTGAAAAGCAGGTGCCTAACTCTGAAAGCGGTTATGTGTGGCATGTCACCGATATGAATCGACTGCAACGTTTCTTGTGTTTTGGTTCAGAAGGTGGTACTTACTACGTCAAGGAGCAGAAGTTGGGCTTTGAAAACGCAGAGGCTTTAATAAGACTGATTGAAGAGGGTAGAGGTTGTGAAGTTGTTCAAGAAATAAAGACATTTAGTCAAGAAGGCAGAGCAGCAAAACAGGAGCCCTTGCTTTTTGCTCTTGCAGTTTGCTCACAGTGTTCTgatgcaaaaacaaaacaaacggCATTTAAAGCTGTTCCTGAGGTGTGTTGCATACCAAACCACCTCTTTACTTTCATCCAATTTAAAAAAGATCTGAAGGAGGGCATGAAATGTGGCATGTGGGGCCGTGCACTGAGGAAAGCTGTTGCAGATTGGTACAATGGAAAGAATGGCATGGCTGTTGCTTTAGCAGTTACAAAAtataagcaaagaagtggttggTCTCATAAAGATCTTCTGAGGTTGTCCCACCTCAAACCTGCCAGTGAAG gaATCGCTATAGTCACTAAATACGTTACCAAAGGGTGGAAAGATGTCCAAGAGGCTTACAAAGACAAAGCAGTTTCTGCTGAGACTGAAAAACTCTTAAAGTATCTGGAGGCTGTGGAGAAAGTAAAGCGCACAAAAGATGAATTGGAAGTTACTCATTTAATAGAGGAATATGGTCTAGTTAGAGAGCATCTCCTGACAAACCATCTGAAATCTAAAGAG GTTTGGAAGGCATTGCTGAAGGAGATGTCCATTTCTGTCTTGTTGAGAAATTTAGGAAAGCTGACAGCAAATTCAGTGCTTGAACCAAGAGGTTCAGAAGTGGCAATAGTATGTGAAAGACTGAGAAATGAGAAACTGCTAAAAAAG GGTAGAATACACCCATTCCATATTTTGGTTGCATTAGAAACCTATAAAGCTGGTCATGGAAGCCGAGGGAAGCTTTGGTGGCGTCCTGATGAAGACATTTTAGAAGCTTTAGATGCCTCATTTTATAAAACTCTCAAG acagTTGAACCAACAGGAAAACGCTTCTTACTTGCAGTTGATGTCAGTGCATCAATGACACAAAAAGTTTTGGGCAGCATGCTCAGTGCTAGCACAGTTGCAGCAGCAATGTGTATG GTTGTAGCACGTACTGAGAAGGATTCCCATGTTGTTGCCTTTTCACATGAAATGGTCCCTTGTCCAGTGACAGCTGATATGACGTTACCTCAAGTATTAGTGAAAATGTATGAA attccAATGGGTACCACTGATTGTTCCCTTCCCATGATATGGGCTCAAAAAACTCAGACAGCTGCTGATGTCTTCATTGTATTTACTGATAACGAAACCTTTACTGGAAATACTCATCCCGCAACAGCTCTTAGAGAGTATAGAGAG AAAATGGGTATTCCTGCTAAATTGATTGTCTGTGGAATGACCTCAAATGGTTTTACGATCGCAGATCCAGATGACAGAGGCATGTTGGATATATGTGGTTTTGATGCAGGAGCTTTGGATGTTATTCGAAACTTCACTTtggatttgatttaa